The Pecten maximus chromosome 10, xPecMax1.1, whole genome shotgun sequence region TGTCTTATACCTAATCGATGAACGGGAAGCCATAAAGCATTATTTTTTCGAATATGTTTACTTTCAAGCCAGACGAATCAGGTCAGGTTTATAGGATGTAGGGCTCCCGGTGTCGAGCTACCATAACACAAAGATGGTTGGAGGCCAAACATGAATCATGTCCAGACCATGCTGGTATTTCATCGATAATGTCGAAGTCTATGATCACTATTTAGatagtttgtattgtgtatttgacATGCGTGCAATGGTGTTAGGGGATACAGCTTTCCctatttcattaaacatttgACAAGGCAGAGAATGTTTTATCGCAAAAAGTATTAAAAGGACATGGGGTTTCTCTATTTTATAGCTTttcaaatgttatattttcaagGGGTTATTCTTCttgaaaatatcgaaaaatatAACACACTGAAATAATAATCTTAACAATAGTTTTTTTGGCATAGCGATGTGAGCATGGTGTTCATCAACGAATATCATAGCATCAGTTGGTGCATTCACTGACATTTGAGATGCTTTTGGttaagggaacaaccaaccaattgaaaaaatatatttttgaaacagcccctgtgtatagaacgttgagccaaggataaaatgtctggcagccactgattggccagtatgttatgaagtgagaaaatagatatgtagcctgataggtaactatcaataagaaatgttgatataaatttcttaagtccgattggtttttaacccaaaagttcacgtaataatagtaaacaggtaaacatttaagatttttgagaatttttactgcgaaattcacctattttcaaaatggctaccctggagaaaatttgagctgaaggacccaacttttttttttgattaggtgttatatcagaccctaaacttttgttataaaccataatcgtcatattcaattcaagaatttgaatgaaaaaatccaaaacgttaacactaaggtctatgggaaaacaattggttggttggtctcttaagtattatacaatgtatatgccGAACCCTGGGATAACAAAGGTTCATCTTATCACATTAGCGTATATATTTGTCTCCCCTGTTGAACATCTCCCTAGATTTAAATGGTTTCCTGGTGTTGTCGGAACATCTTTTTTATTCAGTTACTTTTTCAAGGTTGCCGTACAAATCTTTCTATTTTGCCCTCGGTTTATCGATTTTGTGTTGGAATTATGATTTCGTTATCATGTCGGTATCCTTTGTAGTTTTGCTCCATTTTGTCGTTACATCATATCTAGTGTGGAacattaaattatattacaGGAGAAAATGTTTATAATACGTCACATTGAtcaaattacaatgtaataatattcTCAAATAGTCTTGATGTTTTTGGATTTTTCCACTCGAACGCTTGCCAAAATTCGACCTTCAAGTTCAAGTTTCCTGCAAACCAAACGTGATATAAATCTCTATCAGGCCATTTGTCTGTTTGGTTTTTTCATCCCAAAACGATCACattttattgttctttttttctGTAGATAATGCATTTGTGTTGTCTTCTATAATTCGTCCTCAAGATAATCACtaatatgtttttgttcatAGCAGAACGTGTATTATAGTTGTCCAACCCACACATCGGTGTGTCTGGTAAATTAACGGAGTATTAATAATCAGCATATGATCATTAATTACTTGAAGAATATGTTGTCATTTAGGCTAATTATTCCTTCCAAATTTGCACCTGTAAAGGATGTCCATTAAACATCAGCTCTTTAGTTTTTATTAAAATCATACTAATAAAATATACTCATTATAGGCACATATTTACTTTCTCAGAAAGGGTATGAAATTGAAGGTATTTCGCAGGATAATAACGTTATATCATTTTGGTTATATATCTCTGCGTTATAGAGGACATCGTTTATAGTAGCAGGACATTAGGTGCTGTGTAAATTTGGATGAACTGGAATGTCCAAACTCATGACAACGAGATCAGCATGCTATTTACGGGAGAACTACTGTGTAGTTAGATAATTTTTCAATAGAATCAGCTTAGCTGAtagatctttttttttcttttttaagttGACTAGTGTCGGTGTCATAGTAGCCCTAACATGTTTAACGCAAAACGAGAAGAAAGAATGTAATCTTCTGAGAATGATATTGGCTATTTTCCGTCAATTGACATTCAAGTTACGTTGTTCAGTATTATTGATGAATTAACAAATATTACTTATGCTGTTTTAGAACAAAGAATAAAGAAGGTATGTATGCATTTCCATTTTTTAAATCACAAGAGAACAATGAGGAAAACAGAACACTGTGAAATCGTGAAGGTGTAACAGCATACAATCCAAAAATACATATACCAACATTTGTAGTTATAACGTTTTAAAATATAtccaattttaaaacaaatttcagCAAATTATTTGCCCAgctgaaaacaaaacatgaaaggGGGACATATAAGACAATGTTcctgaaaataacatttttactAAACCGGAAGATATTATTCATTGGTGGAACCCATTTCCGTTAGCCACTGACGAACCCTTCCTTCTTTCACAGCCAACTCGTCTGTAACCATAGTAACCATAGACGATGAAAAACCATCGTCCGACTCCTCGTAGCCCGTCCTGACTTTTGATAGATCCCTCTCGACCCCAGCTAGGGAACCCAAGTCAGGAAAACTTCCGTCCGTATTAGAATTGCTTTGATTGACAAACAATTGTTGTCCACATtcattatgtaaattatttacagatttaGTACACCTTTGAACTTGAGTTTCGTAAATATCGTTTGGTTTTTCGGGATTTGATACGTATCGCCTCAGCAGACTCTGTTTTTGCTTTATCATCTCCAGTTTGTCCGAAAACTGTGTGCTATCAGACGAAGAATCGTTAGATATGAGACCCACACTACGAGCCGTATACTCACTAGTAAGGGAAACAGCACTTCCGACACGACTTCCGGGGCCAAGTTTAGTAGGGAGCGTGTTGGGGTCATACGATTCCAGCCAATTCGAGTCATCGTCACAATGGCTACTGTGATTTCCGTATTGATGGAAAGACCGTCTCGGAAGTCTAGGagaacagtatatatctataacatttCTAGGCTCTGCTTCTTTCCCATTACAATTAATGGCGTTTCCACTTGAAGATTTGCTTGAAGCTCCGGACCCACCGGCCATACACGTAGCCAATTCACCGGCTGATCGAGAATGGGGTATTGTATTAGTAGAACTGGCATCTGCCTTCTCGTCCGCGTTCAGGACGATCTGGGGCACCGCCGGTATAAACAGGGATTGGACACCTTTCCGATCGGTAGTTGATATTTTTCTCGTTTGTGTTGAAGATGAAGACGATGACGATGACATTTTTGCGAATGAAGTATTTCACACTGTTTATTTATACGTTGTTAGGTCGTTGTTATCATTTCTATCATAGCGATGTGTAATCCAGAGCACAGCACAATTCCAAGTTACACACACGACGAGAATAGGTCCCCAGCATGTTTTTCTCCACATAAATCCGTTTGAAAGGTTCCTTCCTGGTATAATCCTTAAAACAGGGTATTGTGGATCGGCATAATTATCGACACATCGTGTTTTAATATCCCATGTATAAATTTGTGTTCATTTAtccttttttctgttttaaatttcaCTATTATATACGACGGTTTTCTGAACCACAACACATCTCTCGCTATAGCCGGAATCAATACGAATTTTTCTCAGTGAATTCTCCGCTCTTAAACCACTTCCTGAAGTTGTGGTAGCAGACGACACACCAGCCGCCCAAATATTTGGTGGCATGCGATCACTGGCAGGAACTATATGAAGTAGACAGTTTCTTTCAACCTGAAATTGTCGCCTGCGATCGATGGTGCCAACCTGTTTAGCTACTCCACAGCGTTTCTCGGCACAGCTGCTGTTGTTCTACAACGTATGTTTAaggaaaaaacaaaactaatacattgaaattaatcttctaaatatttaaatttttcatGACCATCTACAGAAAATAATGCTATTGCTTCTCCTAAAGCGTCGAGATCGATGCATCTTTGTGAACACCAACCAAACAATTGCCTTGGAACGAAATCAATTAGGCGAGTTATAGCTGTCGTGTTCGGCGATCGGAGCGCCCCCTGTAGGCCGTATTGATTATTCTATGATATTATTGATCACAGTCCGAGGGCAAAAGGCCTTCGCGATAGTATTGTAGGCGTCCATAGTTATGGTTGGCCAGCGTATGAACAATTGTCATTGTTGGAGTTGAGTATAGTTGATGTGCAAAAGGGAGTATGGCAAATAACGTCGCTAATTCAGGGCCAGGGGGTGTGCAACTTATTTGATAACGAGCCAAAAAAGTTTAATGTTCAATTGACGTCAATTTATTGCAAAACTTCTGTCTGCTGttcttttgaaatgttttgctcCTCGAGTACACGTTGCTctaaaatttcattatttcatcGGGGTAAAAGGTCCCCCTAAATGTGTACTGGTCAACTTGTGGTCACATCAGAATTGTCTCTTAATAGTGTAATAATCATAAGCATAACCCTGTCTTAGGAAGAAGTTGTTAACACATTACGTTCAGCTAAGACACATCATTTGCCTGCAGAGTACACTTTCGATTATGCTACGTCTCCTAATGAACATATTAGATATCACACGAAGGAAGAGCATCGATATATAATACCTTAATGTTAGAGACAGTATAGGTATACTGACCTACAAAGTCTGCATCATTAAATGACGTGGATAAAAGCTGGATATAAATATGGACAGGTGGTCGCGAAGATTTGACTGCAGTCATTTTTAGACAAGCTGTGTTGATATTTGACACCAGGGAATAAAGACATATTAATATCGAAAAACATTCCTATTTTCTATAATTGCAAGTGGTTCAGTATGATCTGTGGATTTATTTAATAGCATTGAGTCGTCTTGATATGGTAAAGTTTATGTATATTCGTTATAAATGACAGACCTTTATAgttgataatacatgtatgttataccCGAACTCGGTTGGAATTGCAAAGGGACCATTCAGTTGGAAATCTACATGCTTAACCACTCGGTCTTCGATTATACATCGACAAGCGATACATTTTATTGTACACTACTGCTACAAAGCTGACATACTCGTGTTCTTTATTGCGAGGattatgaatattttaataCACCGTATCGCGAAATATCAATGCTTccaatttagatattgtttagAACATATTGAAGTTAACAAAACATCATTCTTTTGTTGTATGCTATTGCAATTTGTGGCCAGAGCATTATGTTAGCTAGTGTTCAGGAACTCAGGAACTCGAACTTCA contains the following coding sequences:
- the LOC117336791 gene encoding uncharacterized protein LOC117336791, with translation MSSSSSSSSTQTRKISTTDRKGVQSLFIPAVPQIVLNADEKADASSTNTIPHSRSAGELATCMAGGSGASSKSSSGNAINCNGKEAEPRNVIDIYCSPRLPRRSFHQYGNHSSHCDDDSNWLESYDPNTLPTKLGPGSRVGSAVSLTSEYTARSVGLISNDSSSDSTQFSDKLEMIKQKQSLLRRYVSNPEKPNDIYETQVQRCTKSVNNLHNECGQQLFVNQSNSNTDGSFPDLGSLAGVERDLSKVRTGYEESDDGFSSSMVTMVTDELAVKEGRVRQWLTEMGSTNE